The window AAAAAAAAAAAAAATACCCAGGCAAAGGCCAATTCCCGCCATTTTATGACCCACACCAGTTCCCGCCAATTTATTTAAAACAATTGTAGTTTTGAGTTTTGACTTTGGAGTTTGGACCTTGTTGATTTGGGCCTTTCGTGCCCAAAACATCCATTATCGGTTTCCACTACTTGAAAATAGCTAAAATCCTTTTAACAAATTCCATGGATACCCAATTTCCCCAAATTTTGAGCTCGTTCCATTCCGACAAGATTTGTAGCCTTTAAAATCACAAGTTGGAAAACCAAATTTGCAAAATCTCATCACCTTAAATAGAATTCGTAAATGGATGTTAACGGAAAAATTCTCTAAATGTATTAAACGCGTTTAAAATTCAGGGTGACAAGATTTTCAGAATGAATGACCATAATGGGTAAATTCTAGTAGTGAATATTGCTTTAGATAACAAAACCCAGTTCACGAAGTCTCCTAGCCTGGTGATTAACTAGTAAAGCTTTAATTGGTGGATGATAAGAAGCTTGGCTGTGGATGTAGAAATGGAAGGGCAATATTGATTTGAGTGTTTTAGTGGATAGGAACTGCTTCGAGGACTGATCGAGGAAGGTTTGTAAAAACTAAGAGTGGTAACGTTAGTTTCTGTCTACCTCATAAAAAAAACTTTACTTTCTGTCTACACTCTACATCCACTAAAGATACTTTTATGAGAATAGAACTCAAATTTCTAGCACACCATCTCGCTCATAGAATAAGAAAGAATACGATCTCACCAAATAGAATTTCTCTCTTAGCAATTCTTCTTTGTCTCACTCTCATCCGCAACCCACAAGTTCTTGAAATGATAATACAATCTAAACATCTTAGTGGAGTCTCAAAGCAACAGGCTAGGCCAAATATCTATTAATGATCAAGTAACTAATTAAGAATGCATAGAAATGTTTAATGTTAATTTCTTGAACAAGTACTCAAATGGGACTTACATTTTTCTCCCGAAAACGCAAAGAGTCGCATATCTTCTCTTGGTGATAAATCTAGTCTAGGAGCTGGTGTTGGCAACCGCAGCCTTATTGGGATCACAAGTTCAAATTAAAGCTGTGTCTCCAAATCTTGGTCGACTCTGATATCCAAACCTTGTTTTCATGCCTACTTTTTAAGTCTCCAAAAACAAAATCCCCCTTTTGAAACTACGTACTATCGTGTTGGAAACACACCGAAGCAGACTTGTGTGTCGGAAACACACAAATCTCAGCTGATCGACATACAAGGTTTTCGCAGCTGGGACATGCAATGACCTAGTTTTGCGGTGCGCAACCCCGACGTTTAAGAGGTGCTACTACATCAGCAATGCATACACCAAGCAATCAAGCCCGGCCCTGGGGCAAGACGGACCAGGCCTGGGTCTAGGGCCTCAAAATTTAGGGACCTCAAATTTTTTTTATATAGGCCTGTTAAAAAAAAGAAAAAAAAGAAGAAAGAGTTATAATAAGAGTAGAAGACCTGGCGTCTCTTACTCTTTCTTTTCTGTTCTCGCGCACGTCCAAATCAATACAAAAGAAGAAGATCGCCATTTTTTGTAATATTTTGAGTCTTTTTTTTTTTTTTTAGGGCCTCAAATATATTTTCGCCTTGGGCCTTTATGGACACAGGACCGACCCTGCAAGCAATGTATTGCTCTTCCTACCGCCCCTCAATGCCACCAAGCCGATGTACACGTGGGGTTCCTATGCGATTCCTACCATATAGGTGCAAGGTTGTTCGAATTCTCGAATGTGAAAAAGAACCTGCATTATTCAAGGTGGAGATCTTCTCTTCCGAAACCTGTGAATGGACACAAGCAGTAGTTCCATTCCCGCAAAGGCTTACATATGATGATGTTAGAAGCAGTGTCGACAATGTAGGCATTGCCTGCAATGGAACGTTTGATGCGGATCAGGTATCGAGAACAGGCCTCCAACAGTCACTCAACAGACACCAGAAATAAGGAGTATCAAACTCGTATAAAAGGGCAAATCCACGCCGCAAATAGACTGATTTAATTCATAAAACATCCACCCCAACAACTATTACAATACGCATATATATATGGGTTACAATAATTGGAGAATAAGTAGCCTCAAGCTAAAAGGAAAGCTAATTAGACGTAAATCCTAATAATTATAAAAATAACTTCCTAAAACTATATATATCAATAATGAAATATCAAAGATTACGAATCTATAATTAAATATTTCCTCATATGCTCCTGCATCAGACTCCCTTGGTTGGAAAGAATTCGTCCTCGAATTTGAACCATTGATTGTAGAAAATCCAGACAGAATATTCCATTGCTTCAAATCTTCTTTTGACAAATTTGCTTGCAATTGAATTCTTCCTTTCCAAATAAATAGATATTTGGAATAAATGCTTGATCCTGAGCCAATAAATTTTCTCTTAAACTTCAATCTCGCAATTCCAAAATTTCCCCCACCATCTTTGATCTGATTGACAAGATTAACTATGGATTTGGGAATCTGCATAAGGAAGGTATTAACTCCAAGAAAATCAACAAAATTATTGTCAATATCCTTCTTCAATGCCTTGATCGCTTCCTTATTGGCATCTTCATCTTCTTCCACACCACAATTGCCACAACAAGCCTCACAAAAACAATCATCATAAATCGGTGGCTTACTAAAATCCACAACACCATCTTTTTTTTCGTTTTCTGAATTATTATTAACTGAAAAAGTAAAGATAGAATTTGAACCTCCATAGTCGAAACTAACAGGTTCTCCCTTTTCATCTGACTCACACAACGGAGCACAGCGATGAAATGGGCCAACGCATATCTCCCCGTCGGAACCATCACCATCTTGGTTGAAAGTTTCGATGCGATCAATATGTTGATGATAGGTGGTAACGTCTCTCTCCCCGTCGAAACTCTTACGACCCCGTCATTGATCTTTGATGCGATCGATACGTACCGCAAGTTGCTGAAGCTTCCTTTTAATTTCAGCCATGTTGTTGTTGACGTCATGACCCTCCATTCTGAAACCTCCGCCTCTTCGCCCGACCTGAGACATGGAATCCACCAAGCTCTCACCAGAGCTCTGATACCAACTGATGCGGATCAGGTATCGAGAACAGGCCTCCAACAGTCACTCAACAGACACCAGAAATAAGGACTAGCAAACTCGAAGGTTAGGGCAAATCCATGCCGCAAATGGACTGATTTTATTCATAAAACATAAGCCCCCCAACAACTACTACAATACCCATATATATATGGGTTACAATACTTAAAGAATAAGTAAATCCTAATAATTCTCTAAATCTATCTTAATGACAAAATATCAAAGATTATGAAATAAGACATTAAATAATCTCCATATGCTCCTGCATCAAACTCCCCTGGTTGGAAAGAATTCGTCCTCGAATTCGAACCATTGATCCAAGAAAATCGAGACAAAATGTGCCATTGTCTCCAGTGGCATTGTTATTGGTTTGGACTCTTCCAAGTTTGACAACAGTTGCATACGTAGAACTAGTGCTGCTACTGTTCCGGCTAACCATAACTTCCATTACAGTTTTATATTCAAGCCTGATGTAGCTGCAAGCTTGTCTTCTTCTTCCTCATGCGAGCAATGCCTCACTGTTTCCCGGGGGCGTCTGAGTCTATGCCAGTTGTATAATGGACCTCCATCTCCTACTCTTTATGTGTAGGACTTGAAAGAAGATGATCATGAGGTGGATGGAGTCGGAGGCAAAATTGTGAAATGGTGTTTGAAAGAGAATCTAGTCCTGAACGAAGCAATGGTGAGGACATCCATTTTGGTTTAGCCGATCGAGGCTGTGACAATTGGGACATTGATACCCAATTGATCCCAAGTGCTTGAGCCTTGAGCATTTTGGAGTCTGATAATGAACGGAATGGTCTTGCTTGTTACTACACCATTGTCTGGTTGCAAGCAACTTTGGGGGTTTTGAGGTCAGCAACTCTGGTGGTTTTGAACCGGGCGATCGACGGATCGGAGAACATAGAGCGCGCTTGCTTCCATATTAATTAGTTGTGGGGTTTATATTTGGAGGGCTGGTCAATATGCCTATGGTGTTTCATGTCTTTTAATTGACTAATTGTGGGAGCTCATTTAGCTGGAGCGAGGTGCAGATCCGTTTTGTCATGTCCTAATGTGCCTTGAGGTTTACATTTAACTGTGTTTGTTTTTCTTTGTATTTGTACTTGTTGCTGCGAAAATTGATCCTCTTAATTAGTGTAACACTGCAATTTCGTAAGTCGAACTCACAACCTCTCACTTATTAAAAAGAGAGTGGAAGACTATATCGCTAAACTAAATGGTAATGGGTAAAAAAAGGAAAAAATTAGTGCAATACTGTTTCAAAGGATTTTTTGGCTATTTTTCAAGGATTTGGCTTGTCTGCTTGGACAAGCAGATGCTTGGATCTGCTTGGACATCACTAACAAGCTGACACGTCATTTATAAGCAATCCAATGGACACAAATCAGTAAGGACCAAAACACAAATCAACCTTGCCGCACCAGATCAGCCTTTTTGGCAACTCCATCCTCCTGCTCTTTTTTCTGTCTTTCTCTTTTTTGGTTCCAGATGCAACCCCTTGTTCATATGATTCATATCATTGATGGGCATCATAAGTCAAATATATGGCATCAATGGTATGCATGAACTCTACCTTGCATATGCATGAGGATGTAAGATATATGTAAACGATAATTATCATAATCAAACCATCATCATCCGTTTTTGAGCTTCCGGGTCCTGGACAACCAAATTTCAATTAAACACAAATCAGATCACTAGGATGTAACCCAAACCCAGCCATTCAGTATCGCAATAATCATCTCCAGACACTCGCAGGTCCCCTACGCTCAATAACTCAGTCCTCCTTTATTCGCGGTCGCCTAGTTCGCACGTCCAACCCGCTTCTTCTGGACCTTCGATGTCATTACTCAAACTTCCGGCGACGCCCATTCTCTCGCCGGATACCGGTCTCTCATTACTTCAAAAACCCATACAAAGTTCGCCGAACCACCGCCAAATACCATGCCTGGCCATCTCAATCCGTTCAGCACGAAGAGAGATACGCTATGTGTGGTGTAGGATTTGTGTTTTGGACTTCTTTGATTACTGTCCATTGGATTGCATATGAATGACGTGTCATCAATCGGTGATATCCAAGCAAATCCAAGCTAGTGCTTGTCCAAGCAGACAAGCCAAATTCATTTTTCAAGTAGTGGAAACTGATGGACGTGTTGGGCACGAAAGCCCCAAATCAACAAGGTTCAAAAGTCAAAACTACAATTTGAGGCGTCATATTGGCCTCGGAATAGCTGAAAGAGTTTCAGAAATGTACCTTTTTCTTTTAAATAAATAGATTGGCGGGAAATTTATGTGAGGTAATAAAAAGGGGGGAATAATAGACTCGATATGATCGGGTTTAGCCCAAGAAAAGATGATTGGCCCATGAAAATATTACTCCATTTACTAGCTAGGCCTGTTGGCCCGTTATATGAATGTGACTAGGTTAGATTACGTATCAGTGTATAACTCAGAATTCAATTACGTCTAGGTTAGATTTGTTCTACTGATTACACTCAAGAATACTGTCCATATAATTGGTTTTTATTTTATTAAATTATCTTTTGTCAGAAATTTGTGAAACTACCTAGGTTCTTCACTCATTTTTGATGAATAAGAAGGGCTCCTATAAAGAATGTACGAGTGAAATAATTTCTCTAATAAGAAGGGAATGGGATTATATAGCTGATTAAGCTGAAAAACCTTTTCCCAAATTAATATGGTATCTTGATGATATTATCCATCTATGACATATACACCTAGCTAGTTATGTGCGGACTAGATCTCCTATTCCAATACAGTTCCATCTTTTTCCATGTGTGTGTGTATATATGTGTCGCCTCTCTTCTTCTGTAGTTTTGCTATGTAATAACCCAATAACATTGTTTGATGAGCTCTCTCAAAGTTTATGCCCCAATGACAGATATTACTACTAGCAAACGAAGCGAAACTGTAAGCTCTGAGTCTGTTGCAGCACCACAAGACCTGATCGATGAACTCCCTGAGTCTTTATTGGTTGAAATCCTTTGTCGACTTCCACGCAACACTATTATTCAATGCAAAAGTGTCTCCAAATATTGGTCGACTCTCATCTCTCAACCTTGTTTCCATGCCTACTTTTTAAGCCTCCAAAAACGAAGTCCCCCTTTGGAAAGTATGCTTCTGTTTGTCCATACCGCTGCACATGAAATAGAGTTATTCACATTTCCACGGGAGCAGATCAGGGTGTCGAAAACACACAAATCCCATCAGACATACAAGGTTTGGGCAGGGACTTGCAATGACCTAGTTTTGCATTGCGCAACTCCGACGTTTCAGAGGTACTGCTATTACATCAGCAATTCATACACCAAGCATTGTGTTACTCTTCCTCCCGCCCCTCAATGCCACCAAGCCCATGTACTCGTGGGGCTCATATGCGATTCCTACCATAGGTGCAAGGTTGTGCGAATTCTCGAATGTGAGAAAGAATCTGCATTATTCAAGGTGGAGATCTTCTCTTCCGAAACCTATGAATGGACACAAGCAGTAGTTCCATTCCCGCAAGACCTTACATATGATGATTTTAGAAGCAGTGTCGACAATGTAGCCATTGCTTGCAATGGAACATTGTACTGGTTAGTCTCCAATGGCCTTGTTATTGCTTTGGACCCTTCCGAGTGTGACAACATATGCAGTTTTATATCCAAGCCTGATGTAGCAGCAGGCTTGTCTGCTTCTTCGTCATGCGAGCAGTGCCTCACTGTTTCCGGGGGGCGTCTTCGTCTATGCCAGTTCTATAATGAACTTCCATGTCCTATTTTTTATGTGTGGGACTTGAAAGAAAATGTTCATGAGGTGGATGGAGTTGGAGGGAAAAAGGTGCAATGGTGTTTGAAAGAGAAGATTGTCCTGGACAAATTCATGGCGAGGATGTATTGGAAGCCTTTGGCTTTGGACCCAAATGATGAAGATATATTGTATACACTGCTTTATTATCCTCGCAAAAATTCCGAAGATTCACTTCTCTGCAAGCAGAATATTCGAAAGTTTGCATTAGTGTTTCCCATGCTCTGCAAACGTATGCCAGTGCAGAACCGGATAGAAGCTTTTCCAATTGTGATGCCAAGGCAGCGGTTGCCGACACCAGTTCCTAGAGTGGATATTTACCAAGAGAAGATATGCGACTCTTTGCGCTTTGGGGAGAAAAATGGAAGTCCCATTTGAGTACTTGTTCAAGAAACATTAAACATTTCTATGTATTCTTAGTTACTTATTGATCATTAATAGATATTTGGCCTGTTACTTTGAGACTCCACTTCTACTGTATGCTGTTACTTCTATATGCACGCATGGTTCCTTTCATTTGGTTTGAAAGCATTTAGAGATCTCTTACAAACCTCTATCATTCACAAAATGGAAATCATACTATTATATAGTGTACTGAAGTGGTAATACTGAATCGTATTGTTTGTAATTTTGTTCTAATAATTGTAATTAGAAAATGTACAACCATT of the Fragaria vesca subsp. vesca linkage group LG6, FraVesHawaii_1.0, whole genome shotgun sequence genome contains:
- the LOC101308597 gene encoding F-box protein At3g26010-like; this encodes MTDITTSKRSETVSSESVAAPQDLIDELPESLLVEILCRLPRNTIIQCKSVSKYWSTLISQPCFHAYFLSLQKRSPPLESMLLFVHTAAHEIELFTFPREQIRVSKTHKSHQTYKVWAGTCNDLVLHCATPTFQRYCYYISNSYTKHCVTLPPAPQCHQAHVLVGLICDSYHRCKVVRILECEKESALFKVEIFSSETYEWTQAVVPFPQDLTYDDFRSSVDNVAIACNGTLYWLVSNGLVIALDPSECDNICSFISKPDVAAGLSASSSCEQCLTVSGGRLRLCQFYNELPCPIFYVWDLKENVHEVDGVGGKKVQWCLKEKIVLDKFMARMYWKPLALDPNDEDILYTLLYYPRKNSEDSLLCKQNIRKFALVFPMLCKRMPVQNRIEAFPIVMPRQRLPTPVPRVDIYQEKICDSLRFGEKNGSPI